The genomic segment GGATCGTCGGCTTCGGACGATCTTCCAGTGCAAAGCGTCCCGGGCCATCGTACACGAACGCTTTCATAGTCGATCTCAATTCAATTGGTTGTCTGAGTGGTCTGACGTTGCCATGAAATCGTGAGCAAATTCTGTCCTCAGACTTTCATGTCCGCATGTGTTGCGCGTTTTGCAATTTCTGGGAGCGGACGATCCTGCGGATGAATGGTGAGCACGGGACAATGTGCGGCTCGGACGAGTTTTTCCGCGACCGAACCAATCAACGTGTGGGCCAGCCAGGTATACCCATGGGTTCCCACCACGATCAGGTCGATTTGATTCTCCTTCGCATAGGCCAGAATCTCATCCACCGTGAAACCCACAACCGTCTTGTGTACGACGCGGTGGGTGGCGGTCCACTCAAGATCGATGACACTTTTCAGCAGGCGTTGTTCCGCCGCCTCAAGTTGCTCTTGCGTTTCATTGGCCGGCAGAACCCAAGACGATGAATCATCGGTGTACGGCATGACCTGTGAAACGACGTGTAGCAAATGCAGTTCGGCATCAAACTGATGGGCCAGTGCCATGGCATACTTGGCCGCCTGAAGTGACGGTTCACTGAAGTCGGTTGGAAGCAGAATTCGCCGGATTCCGATCATCATCGTTCGAGTCTCCTGTTAACACCCATTGGGTGTCGACGTTTTCAGGGATTGAGTTGGTGTCCAGTCGAAGCAGGTCCTGTCCTCTCGCGGTAAAGCACAGTTTGTGCCGTGTATGAGTTTTCTTTGAGGGCTCGAAACGATGGAGGACTCGCTAAGTTGCAAACTTGAATCGCGACGTCGATGAGCTCATTGCGAGCGGGGCAGCGGGTGATGTTCACGAACCCGTCAGGATCGAGTCTCTGTGCCACGCGCGGGCCCAGGACGGTGCGTTTTACGCGCGAGCATGAAGGTCGCGAGGGGGTGAAGGGGCGGTTTTCCGGCGGATTTTGGCCAGTTGGACAAAATTCGGGCGACACGAAGAGCGTTGGTCGGAACGTTCGGTACGGAGCTGTCCTGGGGTTTCAAAACTTGACTGCCGAGAAACAATTGACGAAAGGCCCGGAATCAAGGACGTTTGTGGGCGCGTTCATTGTCCGTTACCAGTTTGTCCGAGTGATATTTATGAAAATTGCTGTTGCGAGTGAGCATCGGGGCTTCAAAGCCAAGGACGGGATTCTGTCTCTACTCCGTGAGCTGAAGCATGAGGCGCTCGATTTTGGTCCGGCCAACGATGAAGTTTCGGACTATCCTGACTACGCCTCCAAGGCGGCATGGGCCGTGTCATTGGGGGAAATCGATCGTGCGATCCTGGTGGGGGGGACCGGAATTGGAATGACAATCGTCGCCAACAAATTCAATCATGTGCGTGCCGCGCTGTGCCACGATGATCTCGCCGCCCGAATTAGTCGCAGCCACAATGATGCCAATATCCTTGTCCTGGCGGCCGATCTGTACGATGCCGATGCCGTGCAGCGGATGATTCGAATCTGGCTGGACACTCCTTTTGACGGTGGTCGTCATGCCCGGCGGAACGAAAAGATCGCGCAGGTTGAACAAAGTTTTTCAAAAAGCCATACCGATTCGTGATGAAGTCGTCGTCAGACGAAGGAATCATCAACGCGATTCCTTCGGTACGACTTGAGGTTCTGGAGCCCCATCCGGCTGTTGAAGTAAGGGGGACAGGCACCTTGGCACTCACGATGACTTGGTGTTTTTTAATCTGGGCGGAGCCAGTCCCCCTTACTTCAACAGGCTGCTAAGGTTCTTTGATGCCAAACTCCATTTGCACAACCTGCGGGACTCAGTATGTGGACAGTGACCAAGTCCCGAATTCGTGTCTGATCTGTGCGGATGAACGGCAATACATCGGGCATTCGGGCCAACAGTGGACGACCGCCGAAAAACTCCGGCAAACGAACCGTACAGCGATCAAGTTCAAGGAGCCGGGGCTGATTGGAATTGGGATTGAGCCGCAATTCGCGATCGGTCAACGGGCCCTGTTGTTGCAAACACCACATGGAAATGTCTTGTGGGATTGTATCTCGCTGCTCGATGAGTCCGTCGTCCAGGCGATCAATGCCTGGGGCGGAATCAAGGCAATCGTCATTTCGCATCCGCACTACTACTCGAATGTGGTTGAGTGGAGTCGAGCATTCGGCGATGTGCCTGTTTATCTGCATGCGGATGATCGGCAGTGGGTGATGCGTCCCGACAAGTCGATCGTTTTCTGGTCCGGCGCGACGCTCGACTTGCTGCCGGGAGTGACTCTGATTCATTGTGGTGGTCACTTTGCAGGGGGGGCCGTCTTGCACTGGGCAGAGGGAGCTGATGGACAAGGGGTATTATTGTCGGGCGACATTATTCAAGTCGTGGCCGATCGCAAGCATGTAAGTTTTATGTACAGCTATCCGAACTTCGTTCCTTTATCGGCATCGGCCGTCGGCTACATTCTCTCGGCGGTTAGACCCTATTCCTATCGCCGGATTTATGGAGCGTTCTGGGGGGCCGTGGTTCAGGACGACGGAATGGCTGTCGTCAATCAGTCTGCCCAGCGTTACCTCACTGCGATTCGCGAGTAGTGGCGCAGCCACGTTGGGCTGACAGGTTATCGAACGTTGCGACATGGCTCTTCGAGAACCATGAATTATTAAGAATATGTTAGGTTTGTGGTCTGCCGAGTGAAGTGCGCAGTTCCACTTTGACACCCAGCTATATGCTGTGTAATGATCACTGTTCCCATCCTGCGTATCCCTGATCCGACAATCGAGATATCGGTGATATGATCCCGAATGATGTCTTTGCGGTAACTAATGCTGGTGAAAACGCTTCGTTACCTGATCCCCCGTTGGACACGAGTTCGGAAGATCTTCTTCGGCAATTCGCAGCGGCGCGCGCTGGATCTTCGGCGGCGAGAGGGGAGCTTTTGGAAACGTGCAGAAACTATCTGCTTCTGATTGCCAACGTCGCCATCAAGCACGGTCTGCGGGCGAAAATCGGCGCGAGCGATCTGGTGCAAGAGACGTTCGTGACGGCCCATCAGCAGTATCACCGGTTCGAAGGAGAATCAATCCAAGAGCTATTGCGGTGGCTGTCGCAAATCCTGGAGTTTCGGATTGGAAACACGCTTCGATACTATTATTCTGCCGCCCGCCGTAACGTTGGTCGCGAAATTGATCTGCAGCAGCTTCGTGAATGCTTGGGAAGCGACAGTCAGATTGATGGGGATTTTCCGAATCGATGCGGCGCGACATTGAGCGCCGAGGTCGGTGCGAACGAAGACCGGGCTCGATTTCAGCTGGCTTTGCTGTCACTGATGGAAGATCAACAAGAAGTGATTCGATTGAGGATTGATGACGATCTGACCTTCGAGGAAATCGGACGACGAATGAACCGCTCCGCTGACGCTGCGAGGAAGCTGTTTACTCGTGCAGTCTCGCGACTCCAGTCGACATGCGGTGAAAGTTATGACCGAGGAGAATGACGAATCTGGAATTGCCGATGGATTTCCCCAGTCGGAACGGGTGCTCGCGCTGATTCTCGAACTGGATGCATCGCTACACGAAGGTCGGATCGCAAATCTGCCGGCCGAACGACTCAGTGAGCTTACGCCCGACGAATGCAGGCAGCTCGAACACGCTCGGCAGCAACTGCATTCTCTTTACAACGCGTCACGTTCTCGGCGTGCGCGGGGTCGCCGCTTGGATCGTGCGGCGGTTCATAATTCGCCCTTGACGCTTCCGCTTGATGAAAGCGAGTTCGGCGTCAACGATGCACTCAAGAAGTTTCTGGGTATTGAGGGGGCCCGATTCGGTCGATTCGAGATTCTGCGTGAGCTGGGAATTGGCGGCCATGGCGTGGTGTTCCTAGCGCGCGATCCGGTCCTCGATCGGCTGGTGGCTCTCAAGGTTCCCAAGCCCGACGTCTTAATCAATCCGCCACTGCGAAGGCGATTTCTGGCCGAGGGGCGAGCAGCAGGGATTCTGACCCATCCCAATATTGTCACCGTTTTCGAGTCGAACGAAGTCGGGTCGATTTGCTACTTGGCACAAGACTACATTCCCGGTCCCACACTGGCGCAGTGGCAGGACGATCATCCGGGGCCGGCGGCTCCCCGTGTTGCGGCCCTCTTTTTTCTGCAGCTTGCCGACGCCGTTTCGTTTGCACACAGCAATCAGATTCTTCATCGAGATATCAAGCCGGCGAACATTCTGCTTGCACCACCGCCGAACGTCGAGCCGAACCTGAGCTTGGAGAAATTCTCACCCAAATTGGCCGACTTTGGGATGGCAAAGATGAAGCAGATTGCTCCCGACGATTCGACTCGTTCGGGCGCGATTCTCGGGACACCTGCCTACATGTCTCCCGAGCAGGCTGCGGGGCATATTCACCTGGTCAACGAAACGTCGGATATCTACAGCCTGGGTGCCGTCCTCTATGAGTTGTTGACGCATGTCCGTGCATCCAAGGGGCACAGCGCATTCGAAACTCTGCATCGGGTCATTGACGGCCGCCTGCAGTCCCCACGACAGTTGATTCGCGGGTTTCCTCGCGATCTTGATGCGATTTGTATGAAGTGCCTTAGTCGCGAACAGTCCGATCGATATCCCACGGCCCAGGCACTCGCGGATGATCTCAGGCGATTTAGTGAAGGGCGTCCCGTTCTGGTGCGACCACAGTCGACGTTGGTCACGCTAGCCCGGTGGGGGCGTCGCAATCCGATCGCCGCATTACAGACAACGTTTGTGGCATGCTCAGTCTTGATCATGCTGATTGGCTCGCTGTGGTATAACGCGAGGCTGCAGCGAACATTGGACATTGTGCGGCAGCACGAGCGAGATCTACAGATCCGCACCGATTCGCTGCGTCGTCGTGTCTACGCCGACGATTTGAGACAGGCGGCCGATGCCTGGGAAGGGGCGAATCTGGTCGAAACGCGCGAACGTCTTGAGGCCTGTATTCCAAAACCAGGGGAAACGGACCTGAGGTCATTTCCCTGGTGGACGTTGTTAAGAGAGTCGGAAAATACCTCACGTGTGATTGGCTCGCTAGCCGTTGGCAGCACGACGGCTCCAATGGTGATCGACGCCGAGAGGATGATCCTGTACTGCGGGGAAGCAGACGGGGTGATTCGCGCTCGATTGTTGCCAGATGGCAAGCTGTTGTACGAACTGCGAGGTCATGCCGCCGGACAGATCAATGCCATGCAACTTGCGCTGGTGAACAAAACCCTGCGATTGGTTTCTGCAGGCGATGACGGCACGATCCGAATCTGGGATTTGAACGACCGTCGCGAAATTCGACCTCCCTCAATTCAAGAGGGACGCGCGACGGCGGTGCGCGTCATTGGCAAAGAGGGCGAAGCGATTGCCTCTGGTTCGGATGAAGGTCTGATTCGGATTTGGAACACGGGCACCGG from the Schlesneria paludicola DSM 18645 genome contains:
- a CDS encoding universal stress protein, producing MMIGIRRILLPTDFSEPSLQAAKYAMALAHQFDAELHLLHVVSQVMPYTDDSSSWVLPANETQEQLEAAEQRLLKSVIDLEWTATHRVVHKTVVGFTVDEILAYAKENQIDLIVVGTHGYTWLAHTLIGSVAEKLVRAAHCPVLTIHPQDRPLPEIAKRATHADMKV
- a CDS encoding RpiB/LacA/LacB family sugar-phosphate isomerase translates to MKIAVASEHRGFKAKDGILSLLRELKHEALDFGPANDEVSDYPDYASKAAWAVSLGEIDRAILVGGTGIGMTIVANKFNHVRAALCHDDLAARISRSHNDANILVLAADLYDADAVQRMIRIWLDTPFDGGRHARRNEKIAQVEQSFSKSHTDS
- a CDS encoding MBL fold metallo-hydrolase — its product is MPNSICTTCGTQYVDSDQVPNSCLICADERQYIGHSGQQWTTAEKLRQTNRTAIKFKEPGLIGIGIEPQFAIGQRALLLQTPHGNVLWDCISLLDESVVQAINAWGGIKAIVISHPHYYSNVVEWSRAFGDVPVYLHADDRQWVMRPDKSIVFWSGATLDLLPGVTLIHCGGHFAGGAVLHWAEGADGQGVLLSGDIIQVVADRKHVSFMYSYPNFVPLSASAVGYILSAVRPYSYRRIYGAFWGAVVQDDGMAVVNQSAQRYLTAIRE
- a CDS encoding RNA polymerase sigma factor, whose translation is METCRNYLLLIANVAIKHGLRAKIGASDLVQETFVTAHQQYHRFEGESIQELLRWLSQILEFRIGNTLRYYYSAARRNVGREIDLQQLRECLGSDSQIDGDFPNRCGATLSAEVGANEDRARFQLALLSLMEDQQEVIRLRIDDDLTFEEIGRRMNRSADAARKLFTRAVSRLQSTCGESYDRGE
- a CDS encoding protein kinase domain-containing protein; the protein is MTEENDESGIADGFPQSERVLALILELDASLHEGRIANLPAERLSELTPDECRQLEHARQQLHSLYNASRSRRARGRRLDRAAVHNSPLTLPLDESEFGVNDALKKFLGIEGARFGRFEILRELGIGGHGVVFLARDPVLDRLVALKVPKPDVLINPPLRRRFLAEGRAAGILTHPNIVTVFESNEVGSICYLAQDYIPGPTLAQWQDDHPGPAAPRVAALFFLQLADAVSFAHSNQILHRDIKPANILLAPPPNVEPNLSLEKFSPKLADFGMAKMKQIAPDDSTRSGAILGTPAYMSPEQAAGHIHLVNETSDIYSLGAVLYELLTHVRASKGHSAFETLHRVIDGRLQSPRQLIRGFPRDLDAICMKCLSREQSDRYPTAQALADDLRRFSEGRPVLVRPQSTLVTLARWGRRNPIAALQTTFVACSVLIMLIGSLWYNARLQRTLDIVRQHERDLQIRTDSLRRRVYADDLRQAADAWEGANLVETRERLEACIPKPGETDLRSFPWWTLLRESENTSRVIGSLAVGSTTAPMVIDAERMILYCGEADGVIRARLLPDGKLLYELRGHAAGQINAMQLALVNKTLRLVSAGDDGTIRIWDLNDRREIRPPSIQEGRATAVRVIGKEGEAIASGSDEGLIRIWNTGTGQLERQLTGHHDVVRSFDEHAETGVLFSTAQDETVRVWDWRQGRPDARLEDGCLALPDGASWGRVLALSPDGTKLAVGFRSGKYAQWDVAQDSSHFGEVIEDQQFFGGIRALGWVNNATLALGAADSRLIVRRMKPAKAAVNKILLGHTDWILSLAIHPQTGEIITASKDGTLRFWSSNAIYGQFRNTSEEFERKAPPYWSGPYLTITLNNEVSVYEIPQGRLVSHFHSQNPLIGTCAMTSPDGRYFFTSEIIAEKYYFSAFECQTGQRRWKLSLGGEFGDEVTSAGAWADDGHLLLLSVKEYVLGVDAETGVTKFLAKHPRPVNEIGMIPGSSRFISLCMDGRIRFWDSQSGEQLEDRPGHQNSAQRLSISIDGKIFATSGEDLFVRIWSTDDGQQLAAFTVDVDLDSIDLVDEGRTLITLGSNGMRFWSVPDRIETARWKSSGVFVNTRMSPDRQTIVLQNALGLRLIRGVP